One region of Fragaria vesca subsp. vesca linkage group LG4, FraVesHawaii_1.0, whole genome shotgun sequence genomic DNA includes:
- the LOC101312534 gene encoding transmembrane 9 superfamily member 1-like, whose amino-acid sequence MKNLSTILLLTVLITCSATTTVRSDASDHRYNENDVVPLYANKVGPFHNPSETYRYFDLPFCSPGDVKEKKEALGEVLNGDRLVSAPYKLEFRKEKDTEVACRRKLTKEEVAEFRKAVEKDYYFQMYYDDLPIWGFLGKVDKEGKTDPSEYKYFLYKHIQFEILYNKDRVIEIGAKMDPHSVVDLTEDKDVDADFMYAQDEEAADDQEETGWKYIHGDVFRFPKYKSLFSAAHGSGTQLFTLTVFIFMLALVGVFYPYNRGALFTALVVIYALTSGIAGYTSTAFYCQLEGTNWVRNLLLTGCLFCGPLFLTFCFLNTVAIAYSATAALPFGTIVVIVLIWTLVTAPLLVLGGIAGKNSKAEFHAPCRTTKYPREIPTLPWYRTTVPQMAMAGFLPFSAIYIELYYIFASVWGHRIYTIYSILFIVFLILLIVTAFITVALTYFQLAAEDHEWWWRSFLCGGSTGLFIYGYCLYYYYARSDMSGFMQTSFFFGYMACICYGFFLMLGTVGFRAALFFVRHIYKSIKCE is encoded by the exons ATGAAGAACCTCTCCACCATTCTCCTCCTCACGGTTTTAATCACCTGCAGCGCCACCACCACCGTCCGATCCGACGCCTCCGATCACCGCTACAATGAAAACGACGTCGTCCCCCTCTACGCCAATAAGGTCGGCCCCTTCCACAACCCCAG TGAGACCTATCGCTATTTTGATCTGCCATTTTGCTCGCCAG GTGATGTGAAGGAGAAGAAGGAAGCTCTCGGGGAGGTGCTGAATGGGGATCGTCTTGTGAGTGCTCCTTACAAGCTTGAGTTCCGGAAAGAGAAAGACACTGAAGTTGCTTGTAGAAGGAAGCTGACCAAGGAGGAAGTTGCGGAGTTTCGAAAGGCTGTGGAAAAGGATTACTACTTTCAAATGTATTATGACGACTTGCCCATCTGGGGGTTCTTAGGAAAGGTTGACAAGGAAGGGAAAACTGACCCAAGTGAATACAAATATTTCCTGTACAAGCATATCCAGTTTGAAATTCTCTACAATAAGGACCGTGTGATTGAAATTGGTGCCAAGATGGATCCTCATTCAGTCGTGGACTTGACAGAGGACAAGGACGTTGATGCAGATTTCAT GTATGCCCAAGATGAGGAAGCAGCTGATGACCAAGAAGAGACAGGATGGAAGTACATTCATGGTGATGTTTTCCGATTTCCCAAGTACAAATCGTTGTTTTCTGCCGCCCATGGGTCTGGAACCCAGTTATTCACCCT CACAGTGTTCATTTTTATGCTTGCACTGGTCGGTGTGTTTTATCCATACAACCGAGGAGCTCTATTCACTGCTCTTGTGGTCATATACGCACTCACATCTGGCATTGCGGGATATACTTCAACCGCTTTCTACTGTCAGCTTGAAGGGACAAATTGG GTCAGAAATTTATTACTTACTGGGTGCCTTTTTTGTGGGCCTCTGTTCCTGACATTCTGCTTCCTTAACACAGTTGCAATTGCTTATAGTGCAACTGCTGCTCTTCCTTTTGGTACTATTGTGGTAATTGTTCTTATCTGGACATTGGTAACTGCACCGTTGCTTGTCTTGGGTGGTATTGCTGGGAAGAACAGTAAGGCTGAGTTCCATGCTCCTTGTCGCACCACAAAGTATCCTCGAGAAATTCCAACTCTGCCATGGTACAGGACAACTGTTCCTCAGATGGCAATGGCAGGATTTCTCCCTTTCAGTGCTATATACATTGAACTTTACTACATATTTGCCAGTGTCTGGGGTCACAGGATTTACACCATCTACAGCATTCTGTTTATTGTTTTTCTTATTCTTCTGATTGTCACTGCCTTTATAACTGTGGCCTTGACCTACTTCCAACTTGCTGCTGAAGATCACGAGTGGTGGTGGAG GTCTTTTCTTTGCGGTGGATCAACTGGCCTATTTATCTATGGTTACTGCTTGTATTACTACTATGCAAGATCAGATATGTCTGGTTTCATGCAGACATCGTTCTTCTTTGGTTACATGGCCTGCATTTGCTATGGTTTCTTTCTCATGCTTGGAACTGTTGGATTTCGTGCTGCTTTGTTCTTTGTTCGTCACATTTACAAGTCCATCAAGTGTGAATAG